In Bacteroidota bacterium, the following proteins share a genomic window:
- a CDS encoding 4Fe-4S dicluster domain-containing protein, which produces MKSVQQHGQKHSRYGMVIDLDRCNGCGTCMVACAIENNVAPAERKQNTRTGNTWMLVSKVSNGREFPLSDSVFIPMMCQQCDKNVPCVTVCPQNAVEVDPATGIVGQIPQRCLGCRYCMAACSYHARYFNWWDPQWPQGMEQ; this is translated from the coding sequence AACACGGTCAAAAGCACTCGCGCTACGGCATGGTCATCGATCTCGACCGATGCAACGGCTGCGGCACTTGCATGGTTGCGTGCGCCATCGAAAACAACGTTGCACCGGCCGAGCGGAAACAAAACACACGGACAGGTAATACCTGGATGCTCGTCTCGAAGGTATCGAACGGCAGGGAATTTCCTTTGAGCGATTCGGTCTTCATCCCGATGATGTGCCAGCAATGCGACAAGAACGTGCCTTGCGTTACCGTATGCCCGCAAAATGCCGTTGAGGTTGATCCGGCGACGGGAATAGTCGGACAGATTCCCCAACGATGTCTCGGCTGCCGGTACTGCATGGCCGCATGCTCGTATCATGCACGCTATTTCAACTGGTGGGATCCCCAGTGGCCGCAAGGGATGGAACAG